One window from the genome of Pyrus communis chromosome 16, drPyrComm1.1, whole genome shotgun sequence encodes:
- the LOC137720481 gene encoding cyclic nucleotide-gated ion channel 1-like isoform X5: protein MAVVVPIPRLHHYDLEENAAEKFPKNIREAPKKFPKKKLLDLWEFVLQRWNQILLVFCVIALSTDPLFFYLLTVNNEQKCFTLDKTLGTVTALLRFSIDFFYVFHIIFQYRVCIAAHSFQASRRGESVAETRARARKYLSIDLLLDGLMILPFPQELVFSVFPKRNNSTVSGETNLLILMFVFQYLLRAFRIGSLLKVALRGSSIFAESAWPDLFLFMLAGHVTGAFWYFFSLGRIATCWREACAHCYLYCDDTFGAKPLADDSLSKNTTNFGIYTDALDSIVLDSTPFVKRISYCFWWGIQNLSSLGQSLKPSAIHVWEIYFSLLVSISGLVLIAILAGNLQKYLLSKVARSEEMRLKEQEIELWMYYHSLPRSLKARIWQSMKHKLKKNIRVENFLHLLPVELCKDIKWHLCSGPLREVPILRTMDEQLLFAICKYLTPVLYAKNSIIFHEGEPLAEMLFVTRGANGS, encoded by the exons ATGGCAGTGGTTGTTCCAATTCCACG GCTACATCACTATGACTTGGAAGAAAATGCTGCAGAAAAATTTCCGAAGAATATTAGGGAAGCACCGAAAAAATTCCCCAAGAAAAAGCTTCTTGATTTATGGGAGTTCGTCCTGCAGAGGTGGAATCAGATACTTTTAGTTTTCTGTGTTATCGCTCTCTCAACTGATCCTTTGTTCTTTTACCTCCTTACGGTTAACAACGAGCAGAAATGCTTTACCCTGGACAAAACATTGGGGACCGTAACTGCGCTTCTGCGTTTCAGTATCGATTtcttttatgtatttcatatcatTTTTCAATACCGTGTATGCATTGCTGCTCATTCTTTTCAAGCCTCTCGACGAGGTGAATCGGTTGCAGAGACTCGGGCAAGAGCACGGAAATATTTGTCGATAGACCTACTACTCGACGGGCTTatgattcttccatttccacaG GAGCTAGTTTTTTCTGTCTTTCCCAAACGAAATAACTCGACGGTTTCCGGTGAAACAAATCTATTGATCTTGATGTTTGTGTTTCAATATCTGCTAAGGGCTTTTCGAATCGGCTCTTTGTTAAAAGTAGCTCTAAGGGGTTCTAGCATCTTCGCCGAATCTGCATGGCCTGATCTCTTTCTTTTTATGCTTGCTGGTCAT GTTACTGGAGCCTTTTGGTATTTTTTCTCACTAGGAAGAATAGCAACGTGCTGGCGAGAAGCCTGTGCGCACTGTTATTTATATTGCGATGACACATTTGGAGCTAAACCATTGGCAGACgactctctctctaaaaacacAACGAATTTTGGAATATACACTGATGCCCTTGACTCTATAGTTCTGGATTCAACTCCTTTTGTGAAAAGGATTTCTTACTGCTTCTGGTGGGGGATACAAAATCTAAG TTCCCTCGGCCAAAGCCTCAAGCCCTCTGCAATCCACGTATGGGAGATATACTTTTCACTTCTTGTTTCGATATCTGGCTTGGTGCTAATTGCAATTCTTGCTGGAAATCTGCAG AAATATTTGCTGTCAAAAGTTGCGAGATCGGAGGAAATGAGattgaaggaacaagaaataGAATTGTGGATGTATTACCATTCACTTCCCCGGAGTCTTAAGGCGCGGATTTGGCAATCCATGAAACACAAACTGAAAAAAAACATACGCGTTGAGAATTTTCTTCACCTTCTTCCCGTGGAACTTTGTAAGGATATAAAATGGCATCTCTGCTCAGGTCCACTCAGAGAAGTGCCAATACTTCGAACCATGGACGAGCAACTGTTGTTCGCCATCTGCAAATATCTCACGCCGGTGCTGTACGCGAAGAACAGCATCATTTTTCACGAGGGAGAGCCACTTGCTGAGATGCTCTTCGTCACCCGCG GCGCAAACGGAAGTTGA
- the LOC137720481 gene encoding cyclic nucleotide-gated ion channel 1-like isoform X2, with translation MAVVVPIPRLHHYDLEENAAEKFPKNIREAPKKFPKKKLLDLWEFVLQRWNQILLVFCVIALSTDPLFFYLLTVNNEQKCFTLDKTLGTVTALLRFSIDFFYVFHIIFQYRVCIAAHSFQASRRGESVAETRARARKYLSIDLLLDGLMILPFPQELVFSVFPKRNNSTVSGETNLLILMFVFQYLLRAFRIGSLLKVALRGSSIFAESAWPDLFLFMLAGHVTGAFWYFFSLGRIATCWREACAHCYLYCDDTFGAKPLADDSLSKNTTNFGIYTDALDSIVLDSTPFVKRISYCFWWGIQNLSSLGQSLKPSAIHVWEIYFSLLVSISGLVLIAILAGNLQKYLLSKVARSEEMRLKEQEIELWMYYHSLPRSLKARIWQSMKHKLKKNIRVENFLHLLPVELCKDIKWHLCSGPLREVPILRTMDEQLLFAICKYLTPVLYAKNSIIFHEGEPLAEMLFVTRGKLLTYTASATARAQTEVEVFVLRAQQLKTVIFKFWWLFTKGQRRHSSLNTSFNVEQWKPRAAYALQAAWRRHKKETSTMRKVNL, from the exons ATGGCAGTGGTTGTTCCAATTCCACG GCTACATCACTATGACTTGGAAGAAAATGCTGCAGAAAAATTTCCGAAGAATATTAGGGAAGCACCGAAAAAATTCCCCAAGAAAAAGCTTCTTGATTTATGGGAGTTCGTCCTGCAGAGGTGGAATCAGATACTTTTAGTTTTCTGTGTTATCGCTCTCTCAACTGATCCTTTGTTCTTTTACCTCCTTACGGTTAACAACGAGCAGAAATGCTTTACCCTGGACAAAACATTGGGGACCGTAACTGCGCTTCTGCGTTTCAGTATCGATTtcttttatgtatttcatatcatTTTTCAATACCGTGTATGCATTGCTGCTCATTCTTTTCAAGCCTCTCGACGAGGTGAATCGGTTGCAGAGACTCGGGCAAGAGCACGGAAATATTTGTCGATAGACCTACTACTCGACGGGCTTatgattcttccatttccacaG GAGCTAGTTTTTTCTGTCTTTCCCAAACGAAATAACTCGACGGTTTCCGGTGAAACAAATCTATTGATCTTGATGTTTGTGTTTCAATATCTGCTAAGGGCTTTTCGAATCGGCTCTTTGTTAAAAGTAGCTCTAAGGGGTTCTAGCATCTTCGCCGAATCTGCATGGCCTGATCTCTTTCTTTTTATGCTTGCTGGTCAT GTTACTGGAGCCTTTTGGTATTTTTTCTCACTAGGAAGAATAGCAACGTGCTGGCGAGAAGCCTGTGCGCACTGTTATTTATATTGCGATGACACATTTGGAGCTAAACCATTGGCAGACgactctctctctaaaaacacAACGAATTTTGGAATATACACTGATGCCCTTGACTCTATAGTTCTGGATTCAACTCCTTTTGTGAAAAGGATTTCTTACTGCTTCTGGTGGGGGATACAAAATCTAAG TTCCCTCGGCCAAAGCCTCAAGCCCTCTGCAATCCACGTATGGGAGATATACTTTTCACTTCTTGTTTCGATATCTGGCTTGGTGCTAATTGCAATTCTTGCTGGAAATCTGCAG AAATATTTGCTGTCAAAAGTTGCGAGATCGGAGGAAATGAGattgaaggaacaagaaataGAATTGTGGATGTATTACCATTCACTTCCCCGGAGTCTTAAGGCGCGGATTTGGCAATCCATGAAACACAAACTGAAAAAAAACATACGCGTTGAGAATTTTCTTCACCTTCTTCCCGTGGAACTTTGTAAGGATATAAAATGGCATCTCTGCTCAGGTCCACTCAGAGAAGTGCCAATACTTCGAACCATGGACGAGCAACTGTTGTTCGCCATCTGCAAATATCTCACGCCGGTGCTGTACGCGAAGAACAGCATCATTTTTCACGAGGGAGAGCCACTTGCTGAGATGCTCTTCGTCACCCGCGGTAAGCTATTGACTTACACCGCCTCTGCTACTGCTAGG GCGCAAACGGAAGTTGAAGTGTTTGTTCTAAGGGCGCAGCAATTGAAGACGGTTATCTTTAAATTCTGGTGGCTTTTCACCAAAGGGCAACGCCGCCACTCGAGCCTTAATACTAGCTTTAACGTGGAGCAATGGAAACCAAGGGCAGCTTATGCTTTGCAAGCAGCTTGGCGTCGCCATAAAAAGGAAACCTCCACGATGCGAAAAGTGAATTTGTGA
- the LOC137720481 gene encoding cyclic nucleotide-gated ion channel 1-like isoform X1, translating to MAVVVPIPRLHHYDLEENAAEKFPKNIREAPKKFPKKKLLDLWEFVLQRWNQILLVFCVIALSTDPLFFYLLTVNNEQKCFTLDKTLGTVTALLRFSIDFFYVFHIIFQYRVCIAAHSFQASRRGESVAETRARARKYLSIDLLLDGLMILPFPQELVFSVFPKRNNSTVSGETNLLILMFVFQYLLRAFRIGSLLKVALRGSSIFAESAWPDLFLFMLAGHVTGAFWYFFSLGRIATCWREACAHCYLYCDDTFGAKPLADDSLSKNTTNFGIYTDALDSIVLDSTPFVKRISYCFWWGIQNLSSLGQSLKPSAIHVWEIYFSLLVSISGLVLIAILAGNLQKYLLSKVARSEEMRLKEQEIELWMYYHSLPRSLKARIWQSMKHKLKKNIRVENFLHLLPVELCKDIKWHLCSGPLREVPILRTMDEQLLFAICKYLTPVLYAKNSIIFHEGEPLAEMLFVTRGKLLTYTASATARVRFLGKGDFYGEELFDWVLINCASLSNFPFSTETVKAQTEVEVFVLRAQQLKTVIFKFWWLFTKGQRRHSSLNTSFNVEQWKPRAAYALQAAWRRHKKETSTMRKVNL from the exons ATGGCAGTGGTTGTTCCAATTCCACG GCTACATCACTATGACTTGGAAGAAAATGCTGCAGAAAAATTTCCGAAGAATATTAGGGAAGCACCGAAAAAATTCCCCAAGAAAAAGCTTCTTGATTTATGGGAGTTCGTCCTGCAGAGGTGGAATCAGATACTTTTAGTTTTCTGTGTTATCGCTCTCTCAACTGATCCTTTGTTCTTTTACCTCCTTACGGTTAACAACGAGCAGAAATGCTTTACCCTGGACAAAACATTGGGGACCGTAACTGCGCTTCTGCGTTTCAGTATCGATTtcttttatgtatttcatatcatTTTTCAATACCGTGTATGCATTGCTGCTCATTCTTTTCAAGCCTCTCGACGAGGTGAATCGGTTGCAGAGACTCGGGCAAGAGCACGGAAATATTTGTCGATAGACCTACTACTCGACGGGCTTatgattcttccatttccacaG GAGCTAGTTTTTTCTGTCTTTCCCAAACGAAATAACTCGACGGTTTCCGGTGAAACAAATCTATTGATCTTGATGTTTGTGTTTCAATATCTGCTAAGGGCTTTTCGAATCGGCTCTTTGTTAAAAGTAGCTCTAAGGGGTTCTAGCATCTTCGCCGAATCTGCATGGCCTGATCTCTTTCTTTTTATGCTTGCTGGTCAT GTTACTGGAGCCTTTTGGTATTTTTTCTCACTAGGAAGAATAGCAACGTGCTGGCGAGAAGCCTGTGCGCACTGTTATTTATATTGCGATGACACATTTGGAGCTAAACCATTGGCAGACgactctctctctaaaaacacAACGAATTTTGGAATATACACTGATGCCCTTGACTCTATAGTTCTGGATTCAACTCCTTTTGTGAAAAGGATTTCTTACTGCTTCTGGTGGGGGATACAAAATCTAAG TTCCCTCGGCCAAAGCCTCAAGCCCTCTGCAATCCACGTATGGGAGATATACTTTTCACTTCTTGTTTCGATATCTGGCTTGGTGCTAATTGCAATTCTTGCTGGAAATCTGCAG AAATATTTGCTGTCAAAAGTTGCGAGATCGGAGGAAATGAGattgaaggaacaagaaataGAATTGTGGATGTATTACCATTCACTTCCCCGGAGTCTTAAGGCGCGGATTTGGCAATCCATGAAACACAAACTGAAAAAAAACATACGCGTTGAGAATTTTCTTCACCTTCTTCCCGTGGAACTTTGTAAGGATATAAAATGGCATCTCTGCTCAGGTCCACTCAGAGAAGTGCCAATACTTCGAACCATGGACGAGCAACTGTTGTTCGCCATCTGCAAATATCTCACGCCGGTGCTGTACGCGAAGAACAGCATCATTTTTCACGAGGGAGAGCCACTTGCTGAGATGCTCTTCGTCACCCGCGGTAAGCTATTGACTTACACCGCCTCTGCTACTGCTAGGGTAAGATTTCTTGGCAAAGGTGACTTCTATGGAGAAGAGCTTTTCGATTGGGTGCTGATCAACTGTGCCAGCTTATCTAACTTCCCCTTTTCAACTGAAACTGTCAAGGCGCAAACGGAAGTTGAAGTGTTTGTTCTAAGGGCGCAGCAATTGAAGACGGTTATCTTTAAATTCTGGTGGCTTTTCACCAAAGGGCAACGCCGCCACTCGAGCCTTAATACTAGCTTTAACGTGGAGCAATGGAAACCAAGGGCAGCTTATGCTTTGCAAGCAGCTTGGCGTCGCCATAAAAAGGAAACCTCCACGATGCGAAAAGTGAATTTGTGA
- the LOC137720481 gene encoding cyclic nucleotide-gated ion channel 1-like isoform X3 — MAVVVPIPRLHHYDLEENAAEKFPKNIREAPKKFPKKKLLDLWEFVLQRWNQILLVFCVIALSTDPLFFYLLTVNNEQKCFTLDKTLGTVTALLRFSIDFFYVFHIIFQYRVCIAAHSFQASRRGESVAETRARARKYLSIDLLLDGLMILPFPQVTGAFWYFFSLGRIATCWREACAHCYLYCDDTFGAKPLADDSLSKNTTNFGIYTDALDSIVLDSTPFVKRISYCFWWGIQNLSSLGQSLKPSAIHVWEIYFSLLVSISGLVLIAILAGNLQKYLLSKVARSEEMRLKEQEIELWMYYHSLPRSLKARIWQSMKHKLKKNIRVENFLHLLPVELCKDIKWHLCSGPLREVPILRTMDEQLLFAICKYLTPVLYAKNSIIFHEGEPLAEMLFVTRGKLLTYTASATARVRFLGKGDFYGEELFDWVLINCASLSNFPFSTETVKAQTEVEVFVLRAQQLKTVIFKFWWLFTKGQRRHSSLNTSFNVEQWKPRAAYALQAAWRRHKKETSTMRKVNL; from the exons ATGGCAGTGGTTGTTCCAATTCCACG GCTACATCACTATGACTTGGAAGAAAATGCTGCAGAAAAATTTCCGAAGAATATTAGGGAAGCACCGAAAAAATTCCCCAAGAAAAAGCTTCTTGATTTATGGGAGTTCGTCCTGCAGAGGTGGAATCAGATACTTTTAGTTTTCTGTGTTATCGCTCTCTCAACTGATCCTTTGTTCTTTTACCTCCTTACGGTTAACAACGAGCAGAAATGCTTTACCCTGGACAAAACATTGGGGACCGTAACTGCGCTTCTGCGTTTCAGTATCGATTtcttttatgtatttcatatcatTTTTCAATACCGTGTATGCATTGCTGCTCATTCTTTTCAAGCCTCTCGACGAGGTGAATCGGTTGCAGAGACTCGGGCAAGAGCACGGAAATATTTGTCGATAGACCTACTACTCGACGGGCTTatgattcttccatttccacaG GTTACTGGAGCCTTTTGGTATTTTTTCTCACTAGGAAGAATAGCAACGTGCTGGCGAGAAGCCTGTGCGCACTGTTATTTATATTGCGATGACACATTTGGAGCTAAACCATTGGCAGACgactctctctctaaaaacacAACGAATTTTGGAATATACACTGATGCCCTTGACTCTATAGTTCTGGATTCAACTCCTTTTGTGAAAAGGATTTCTTACTGCTTCTGGTGGGGGATACAAAATCTAAG TTCCCTCGGCCAAAGCCTCAAGCCCTCTGCAATCCACGTATGGGAGATATACTTTTCACTTCTTGTTTCGATATCTGGCTTGGTGCTAATTGCAATTCTTGCTGGAAATCTGCAG AAATATTTGCTGTCAAAAGTTGCGAGATCGGAGGAAATGAGattgaaggaacaagaaataGAATTGTGGATGTATTACCATTCACTTCCCCGGAGTCTTAAGGCGCGGATTTGGCAATCCATGAAACACAAACTGAAAAAAAACATACGCGTTGAGAATTTTCTTCACCTTCTTCCCGTGGAACTTTGTAAGGATATAAAATGGCATCTCTGCTCAGGTCCACTCAGAGAAGTGCCAATACTTCGAACCATGGACGAGCAACTGTTGTTCGCCATCTGCAAATATCTCACGCCGGTGCTGTACGCGAAGAACAGCATCATTTTTCACGAGGGAGAGCCACTTGCTGAGATGCTCTTCGTCACCCGCGGTAAGCTATTGACTTACACCGCCTCTGCTACTGCTAGGGTAAGATTTCTTGGCAAAGGTGACTTCTATGGAGAAGAGCTTTTCGATTGGGTGCTGATCAACTGTGCCAGCTTATCTAACTTCCCCTTTTCAACTGAAACTGTCAAGGCGCAAACGGAAGTTGAAGTGTTTGTTCTAAGGGCGCAGCAATTGAAGACGGTTATCTTTAAATTCTGGTGGCTTTTCACCAAAGGGCAACGCCGCCACTCGAGCCTTAATACTAGCTTTAACGTGGAGCAATGGAAACCAAGGGCAGCTTATGCTTTGCAAGCAGCTTGGCGTCGCCATAAAAAGGAAACCTCCACGATGCGAAAAGTGAATTTGTGA
- the LOC137720481 gene encoding cyclic nucleotide-gated ion channel 1-like isoform X4: MTWKKMLQKNFRRILGKHRKNSPRKSFLIYGSSSCRETRARARKYLSIDLLLDGLMILPFPQELVFSVFPKRNNSTVSGETNLLILMFVFQYLLRAFRIGSLLKVALRGSSIFAESAWPDLFLFMLAGHVTGAFWYFFSLGRIATCWREACAHCYLYCDDTFGAKPLADDSLSKNTTNFGIYTDALDSIVLDSTPFVKRISYCFWWGIQNLSSLGQSLKPSAIHVWEIYFSLLVSISGLVLIAILAGNLQKYLLSKVARSEEMRLKEQEIELWMYYHSLPRSLKARIWQSMKHKLKKNIRVENFLHLLPVELCKDIKWHLCSGPLREVPILRTMDEQLLFAICKYLTPVLYAKNSIIFHEGEPLAEMLFVTRGKLLTYTASATARVRFLGKGDFYGEELFDWVLINCASLSNFPFSTETVKAQTEVEVFVLRAQQLKTVIFKFWWLFTKGQRRHSSLNTSFNVEQWKPRAAYALQAAWRRHKKETSTMRKVNL, translated from the exons ATGACTTGGAAGAAAATGCTGCAGAAAAATTTCCGAAGAATATTAGGGAAGCACCGAAAAAATTCCCCAAGAAAAAGCTTCTTGATTTATGGGAGTTCGTCCTGCAGAG AGACTCGGGCAAGAGCACGGAAATATTTGTCGATAGACCTACTACTCGACGGGCTTatgattcttccatttccacaG GAGCTAGTTTTTTCTGTCTTTCCCAAACGAAATAACTCGACGGTTTCCGGTGAAACAAATCTATTGATCTTGATGTTTGTGTTTCAATATCTGCTAAGGGCTTTTCGAATCGGCTCTTTGTTAAAAGTAGCTCTAAGGGGTTCTAGCATCTTCGCCGAATCTGCATGGCCTGATCTCTTTCTTTTTATGCTTGCTGGTCAT GTTACTGGAGCCTTTTGGTATTTTTTCTCACTAGGAAGAATAGCAACGTGCTGGCGAGAAGCCTGTGCGCACTGTTATTTATATTGCGATGACACATTTGGAGCTAAACCATTGGCAGACgactctctctctaaaaacacAACGAATTTTGGAATATACACTGATGCCCTTGACTCTATAGTTCTGGATTCAACTCCTTTTGTGAAAAGGATTTCTTACTGCTTCTGGTGGGGGATACAAAATCTAAG TTCCCTCGGCCAAAGCCTCAAGCCCTCTGCAATCCACGTATGGGAGATATACTTTTCACTTCTTGTTTCGATATCTGGCTTGGTGCTAATTGCAATTCTTGCTGGAAATCTGCAG AAATATTTGCTGTCAAAAGTTGCGAGATCGGAGGAAATGAGattgaaggaacaagaaataGAATTGTGGATGTATTACCATTCACTTCCCCGGAGTCTTAAGGCGCGGATTTGGCAATCCATGAAACACAAACTGAAAAAAAACATACGCGTTGAGAATTTTCTTCACCTTCTTCCCGTGGAACTTTGTAAGGATATAAAATGGCATCTCTGCTCAGGTCCACTCAGAGAAGTGCCAATACTTCGAACCATGGACGAGCAACTGTTGTTCGCCATCTGCAAATATCTCACGCCGGTGCTGTACGCGAAGAACAGCATCATTTTTCACGAGGGAGAGCCACTTGCTGAGATGCTCTTCGTCACCCGCGGTAAGCTATTGACTTACACCGCCTCTGCTACTGCTAGGGTAAGATTTCTTGGCAAAGGTGACTTCTATGGAGAAGAGCTTTTCGATTGGGTGCTGATCAACTGTGCCAGCTTATCTAACTTCCCCTTTTCAACTGAAACTGTCAAGGCGCAAACGGAAGTTGAAGTGTTTGTTCTAAGGGCGCAGCAATTGAAGACGGTTATCTTTAAATTCTGGTGGCTTTTCACCAAAGGGCAACGCCGCCACTCGAGCCTTAATACTAGCTTTAACGTGGAGCAATGGAAACCAAGGGCAGCTTATGCTTTGCAAGCAGCTTGGCGTCGCCATAAAAAGGAAACCTCCACGATGCGAAAAGTGAATTTGTGA
- the LOC137719996 gene encoding probable protein phosphatase 2C 76 → MICKSYIRSVIVQAGHIVTSTKARVHFNNTDRFCMLANSRNRAFRASLVRVHFNNTDRFCMLANSPNRAFRASLRMMVDTGATDDQGSVFDVLPDKDEDGEYTSGGCRSEGGKLSCGYSSFRGKRATMEDFYDVKMSKIDGQTVCLFGIFDGHGGSRAAQYLKEHLFDNLMKHPQFMTDTKLAISESYQQTDADFLDSERDTYRDDGSTASTAVLVGNHLYVANVGDSRTVISRAGKAIALSEDHKPNRSDERKRIENAGGVVMWAGTWRVGGVLAMSRAFGNRMLKQYVVAEPEIQDQVVDEDFEFLVLASDGVWDVLTNEVAVEVAKTEEEPEAAARKLTAVAFCRGSADNITCIVVKFQHDKAEPGSAQD, encoded by the exons ATGATATGCAAAAGTTACATAAGGAGTGTGATTGTTCAAGCTGGGCATATCGTCACGTCTACAAAGGCAAGGGTGCATTTCAACAATACTGATCGATTTTGCATGCTTGCCAATTCGCGGAACCGAGCATTTAGGGCGAGTTTAGTAAGGGTGCATTTCAACAATACTGATAGATTTTGCATGCTTGCCAATTCGCCGAATCGAGCTTTTAGGGCGAGTTTAAGGATGATGGTTGATACAGGTGCGACAGATGACCAGGGATCCGTTTTTGATGTGCTGCCTGACAAAGATGAGGATGGTGAATATACCAGTGGAGGGTGTAGAAG CGAAGGAGGAAAACTGAGTTGCGGTTATTCAAGTTTCAGGGGAAAAAGAGCAACTATGGAGGATTTTTATGATGTTAAAATGTCCAAAATTGATGGGCAAACGGTCTGCCTGTTTGGAATTTTCGATG GTCACGGTGGTTCTCGTGCTGCTCAATATTTGAAGGAGCATCTATTTGACAATCTCATGAAGCATCCACAATTCATGACAGACACAAAGTTAGCTATTA GTGAATCGTATCAACAGACCGATGCAGACTTTTTGGATTCTGAAAGAGATACATACCGGGATGATGGTTCTACTGCTTCAACAGCAGTCTTGGTTGGTAACCATCTATATGTTGCCAATGTTGGAGATTCACGTACAGTAATATCAAGGGCAGGAAAAG CTATTGCTTTATCCGAGGATCATAAACCAAATCGAAGTGATGAGAGGAAGAGAATTGAAAATGCTGGGGGTGTTGTAATGTGGGCAG GCACTTGGAGGGTAGGAGGTGTGCTGGCTATGTCTCGGGCTTTTGGGAACCGCATGTTGAAGCAATATGTTGTTGCAGAACCTGAGATCCAG GACCAAGTGGTggatgaagattttgagtttctAGTGCTTGCTAGTGATGGGGTATGGGATGTGCTAACGAATGAG GTTGCTGTTGAAGTTGccaaaacagaagaagaacCCGAGGCAGCAGCTCGAAAGTTAACGGCGGTCGCCTTTTGCCGTGGCAGTGCCGACAACATAACGTGCATTGTGGTGAAGTTCCAGCATGACAAAGCAGAGCCAGGCAGTGCTCAAGATTGA